In one window of bacterium DNA:
- a CDS encoding multicopper oxidase family protein, which translates to VPGIVDVELTAAPARLRLVRGGPLVDVYAYNGMVPGPTLDVHEGDSVVVHFHNKLPEVTTVHWHGLHLPAIDDGSALFPVPPGSTYVYTFRIPAGYAGTYWYHPHPDARSSYQVTKGLFGAMLVRARDDPLAALGIPDKVLILSDNRFDAHGAISFPDSESLQADVDLENGREGNVLMVNGQVMPTIQIPPGGMQRWRIIDASASRVYRLSVPGAQLIHVGSDGGLFAHALPVHDVMVANSERVEVLVQGGSTPGERMQLVDLPYDRYMPQTRPANWDSTRSLLSLVVSHAPAAPPIRVPTLLRDVPPLDTTHVAEHRVLVMSQGLIDGKKMDANRVDLYGRLGTTEIWEIQNVVGMDHPFHLHGFRFQVLDRDGVPEPFPSWKDVVNVPGHSSVRIVVHFDDFPGKWMYHCHILDHEDEGMMGILELK; encoded by the coding sequence GTCCCCGGCATCGTCGACGTCGAACTCACCGCGGCACCGGCCCGCCTCCGCCTCGTGCGCGGCGGACCGCTCGTCGACGTGTACGCGTACAACGGCATGGTGCCGGGACCCACACTCGACGTGCACGAGGGAGACAGCGTCGTCGTCCACTTCCACAACAAGCTGCCCGAAGTCACCACGGTCCACTGGCACGGTCTCCACCTTCCTGCGATTGATGACGGGAGCGCTCTCTTCCCTGTGCCACCCGGTTCGACGTACGTGTACACATTCCGAATCCCGGCGGGATACGCAGGGACCTACTGGTACCACCCGCACCCCGATGCCCGGTCGTCGTACCAGGTGACAAAGGGGCTCTTCGGCGCAATGCTCGTCCGCGCGCGCGACGATCCGCTTGCGGCGCTCGGCATCCCCGACAAGGTGCTCATCCTCTCCGACAATCGTTTCGACGCACACGGTGCGATCTCATTTCCCGACTCTGAATCCCTCCAGGCGGACGTCGACCTCGAAAACGGTCGCGAAGGAAACGTCCTCATGGTGAATGGGCAGGTGATGCCCACCATCCAGATCCCTCCGGGCGGCATGCAGCGTTGGCGGATCATCGACGCCTCGGCCTCACGCGTGTATCGGTTGTCGGTGCCGGGAGCGCAACTCATCCACGTGGGAAGCGACGGGGGCCTGTTCGCGCACGCGCTGCCGGTGCACGACGTCATGGTCGCCAACAGCGAACGCGTCGAGGTCTTGGTGCAGGGCGGATCGACGCCCGGCGAGCGCATGCAGCTCGTTGATCTTCCTTACGATCGCTACATGCCGCAGACGCGACCCGCCAACTGGGACAGCACGCGGTCATTGCTTTCGCTCGTCGTCAGCCACGCGCCGGCGGCGCCACCGATTCGAGTCCCGACCCTCCTTCGCGATGTGCCTCCGCTCGATACGACGCACGTTGCGGAGCACCGCGTACTCGTGATGTCGCAGGGGCTGATTGACGGAAAAAAGATGGACGCGAATCGCGTCGACCTGTACGGTCGCCTCGGGACCACGGAGATCTGGGAGATTCAGAACGTGGTCGGCATGGACCATCCCTTCCATCTCCACGGATTCCGATTTCAGGTGCTCGACCGGGACGGTGTGCCGGAGCCGTTTCCGAGTTGGAAGGACGTGGTGAATGTGCCCGGGCACTCCTCGGTGCGGATCGTCGTGCACTTCGATGATTTCCCCGGCAAGTGGATGTACCACTGCCATATCCTCGACCACGAAGATGAAGGGATGATGGGCATTCTCGAACTCAAATAG